The Aestuariibaculum lutulentum genome segment GAACCCATTAAAATTGTATTATCAGGTAAAAGTTCAATAGAGAATATGATGTTTCCATTGAGCCCCTCGGTGTTATCAGCTTTGAAAATTTCTTTAGATTTTGTCTTAGGGTTAAATTTTATAACACCATCTCCATAAGTAGCCATCCAAATATTGCCATTTTTGTCTTCGGTAAAATCTCGAATATCAATTTTGCCTAATTCAGAAATATAATCAAATTCATCTTTGGCTTCGTTGTACCAGTAAAGTCCGCCTCTGTTCGTGCCAATCCAAATACTTTTTTGATGATCTTCATAGATTGTATTTACTTTATATCCATTTTCTACGGATCCTTGAAGATACTTTTTTGCATTGCCAGATAAGGTATCAAGAAGATTAAGGCCTCCTCTGTAAGTTCCAATCCATATTCTTCTTTTACTGTCTTCTAAAACAGAATAAATATAATTGCTCGATAGACTTTTGGGGTTGGAAGTATCATGGGTAAAGTATTTAAATTTTCCTGTTTTTGGATTAAGTAAATTGACACCACCTCCATCTGTTGCAATCCAAATATCTCCATTGGAACCTTCAAAGATGTTTCTTATATAATTACAATTTATAGAGATAGGTGAATTTGTGAATTTTTCTTTGTAATGTTCTATAGGTGTGTCTTTGGGGTTTACAAAGTATAAACCAAAGCTAGTTCCAATCCACATACAATCGTCTTTGTCTCTTAATATTGAAGAGATTCCTCTACCTTGAAAATTATTACCGTTTTGGTTGGGTAAATACCATTTTATAAACTTATTACCGTTTTGATAAGTATTTAAGTTAATGATATTAATACCACCATTTTGGGTGCCAACCCACATATTTCCTTGATAATCCTGTTCGAAAGATAGAATTTCTTTGTCGCTTAAGCCTTGATGTTCCGAATCGCCAATATTAATATGTATTCTTTCTTGGTCTTCAGTGATTATTATAATTCCGTTTCTTGTTCCAATCCATAAATTCTCTTCATTATCCAAGAATAAGCAGTTTATTTTATTTAGTTCATTATTTCCAAGTGAGATACGTTGAACCGACTTGGTGTCATAGTTAATTTTATTTAAACCATTGTTAAAAGTGCCTACCCATAGAGTGTTTTTGTTAAGTAGTAAACATGAAATGTTGTTTGAAGAAAGACTGTTTTCTTTATCAGGGTCATGAGTTAAAATTTCACTGTTTTCTGCATTATAAGGGGGGAAAAATTGAACCCCTTCTCCATAAATACCTAAAATAATTTCTGAATTTCTCCCAAATTCAATGCAACTCAAACTTTCTCTTATTAATCCGTTTTTCTCATCGATTAAATTGAAAGATTCATCTTTAGGATTATATATGTTTATACCTTCTCCAGTAGCAATAAAGAGATTGCCTTTTGCGTCGAATTTTGATTGTTGAATGAAATTATAATTTAGGCTGTTTTCAGTGTTGTTTTCCTTTTTGTACTGATAAAAATTTTTCCCATTATACCTATTTAAACCATCGAAAGTTGAAACCCAGATGTATCCTAGAGAGTCTTGGGCTAAATCCGTAATAAGATTATTTGAAAGTCCTGACTCAACATTAAAGTGTTCAAATTTTAAATTTTTCTTCTCAGAAAATAAATTATTGTGTACGGAGTTTTGAGAGTAACAAACTACTTCAATAATGAGAAACACTAATATAATAATGTTGTTTTTTGATATCATTTGTTATTTTTCTTCAAAGTAAATGGGTTATTCAATGGAGGTTTTGTTTAATAGGTTATTTGTTTGTTTTTTAGTGATTTATACTTGTGTGGGTTTGTGTTGTTTTCCGGATTGGATCATTTGTACCCCAAATTTTAATCAATCGTGGACCTTCTATTTGTTATAGTTGTTACATTTTTGAACCAAAGCTTTTATAAGTGTTAAAAGTACTTTTAAAAATAGCTTTGACCAATTAAACCAAATTAAATATACATAAAACTAATAAATGAGAAAAAGTACTCCTTTTTATCTAGTCTTATTATTTGTAATCTATTCATGTGGAAAAAGTAATGTTTCAATAGATACTAAGATATATGAAACTTTAGAGCTTTCCTCAAAGCAATACAAATTTATGTCCCAAAACCTTCCAAAAGGTAGGTATCCCAAAACATTTGAAAATAATGCTTTAGAAACTAGTGGTTCTGGTTGGTGGTGTAGTGGATTTTACCCGGGTATACTGTTGTATTTAGACGAAATTAATGAAAATAAAACTTTTCAATCAGAAATAGAAAGGGTGCTTAATGATTTGAAAGTTGAGCAATACAATACTTCCACGCACGATCTTGGTTTTATGATGTTTTGCAGTTTTGGTAATGCACAACGTTTGAATCCAAATCCAAAGTATGAACAAATTTTAATGAATAGTGCGAAATCTTTGATTACGAGGTATGATAAAAATGTAAAATGTATTCGGTCATGGGATAGTGCTCCTTGGAATAAGGCAGATGAAAATGATCTTGTAGTTATCATAGATAATATGATGAACTTAGAACTTTTATTTTGGGCTACCAAGCATAGTGGGGACAGTTTATACTATGATATAGCAGTTGAGCATGCTAATAAAACGATGAAAAATCATTTCAGAGATGATTTTAGTTCATATCATGAAGTTATATATGATGAATCTACTGGAGAAGTAAAAGAACAAATTACTAATCAAGGAGCGGCAGATAATTCTTCATGGGCTAGAGGTCAATCTTGGGGTTTGTATGGTTTTACTGTTATGTATAGGGAAACAAAAAATCCAAAATATTTAAAACAAGCAGAACAAATTGCTAATTACATTCTGAATCACCCTAATTTACCTTTAGATATGGTGCCTTATTGGGATTTTAATGCCCCGAATATTCCAAATGAACTAAGAGATTCTTCAGCAGCTTCTATAAACGCTTCTGCATTATTTGAACTATCGACTTTCTTTACTGGAGAGAAACAGAAGCAATTTTATAAAGCTGCCACAAAAATTTTAAACAGTTTACTAACTCCCCAATATTTGGTACAGGATGAATCTCAAGGAGGGTTTTTATTAAAACATGGGTTGGGTAATATGCCTAATAAAACAGAGATAGATGTGCCCTTGACCTATGGTGATTACTATTTTATAGAGGCTATGGTGAGATATAAAAAATTAAAAAACATTTAAAATAAATAAATATGATGTGACAATTAAAGCAAAACCAACTCATGATTTTCTTATTTAGGAAATCAATTTATCAACAAACTCTAAATAATTAAACTAAAAAATGAAAGAAATGATTAGAAACAGAAGACTATGTTTTTATGGGTTTAAATGTAATTTATCCATATTATTAGTTTGTAGCTTCATTTTTCAAACGCAGGCACTTGAGACAAGTGAAACCAACCTGTTATATGAAGTGAAACAAGATCAACAAAACCAATTAAAAGGAACTATCTTTGACTCAAATGGCCAACCTTTACCGGGTGCAAATATTATCGAAAAAGGTACAGTAAATGGAACTCAGTCAGATTTTGATGGAAATTTTCAATTAGAGATTTCAGATTTAAATTCTACTTTAATTGTTTCCTATGTAGGTTTTAAAACACAAGAAGTTCAGTTAAATGGACAGTCTACAATTAACATCTCTTTAGTGGAGGATGCCTCAGCATTGGATGAAGTTGTCGTTGTTGGTTATGGAACACAAAAAAGATCTGATATTACAGGGTCTGTGGTTTCTGTACCCAAAGAGCGTTTATCCAATTTGCCCGTTTCAAATGTGTTACAAGCAATACAAGGTACTACTGCAGGTTTAAATATAACTCAAAACTCATCAGTGCCGGGTAGTTCTGCCTCTGTACAGGTAAGGGGTGTAAACTCTATTAACGCAGGTAATTCACCTTTAATTATTCTTGATGGAATTCCTTTTTTCGGAGTTTCAAATGACATAAATCCAAATGATATAGAGTCTATTGAGGTGCTTAAAGATGCCTCAGCTGTAGCGATTTATGGAACTAGAGGTAGTAATGGGGTAATTCTTATTACAACTAAGCGTGGTAGAAAATCAGATGGAAAACCAACAGTAAAATATAGTGGCTATGTGGGAGTAGAAGAAATAGCAAATCCACTTACTCCAATGGGGCCTGATGCTTATGTTCAAAAATATGCTGATTTTTTAAGTGCTAATGGATTAAGTCAAACTGCTGTTTTACCAAATTCATCTGAGGTAGAAAATTACGATGCAGGAATTACAACAAATTGGTTGGATGAGGCTACTCAATCGGGGCTAATACAAGAACATAATATTAGCTTGTCTAGTGGAAATGAGAAATCTCAATATTATTTTTCTGCATCACATCTTGATCAAAAAGGTGTAGTGAAAGGCTACAACTTTAAAAAGAATACGTTTAGGTTTAATGCAGATTCTGAAATAGTAGATTGGTTGAAAATTGGAACCTCGGCTTTCTTTTCTGAAAATAACTATAGTGGAGGTAGAGCGAATTTTCTTGAAGCTACAGCAATGAGTCCATATTCTGTTCCTAAGGATGATAATGGTGATTATATTATTTATCCAATGAGTCCAGAATTACTTTTTAGAAACCCATTGATAGGATTAACAACAGATAGAAAAGATATTACTCGTAATTTAACAGGTACAGGATTTTTAGAAATAAATCCAATTGAAGGATTAAAATATAGACTAAATGCTTCTTATACTTTTAATTGGGGTAATTATAAAAGCTATTCAGGTAGGGCTGCAGATGATAATAGTGGAACCGGTTACGTTTCTAATGCAGAAACAGGAAACTGGGTAATTGAAAATATATTAACCTATTCAAAAGATTTTGATAAGCATCATTTTGATTTAACCGCTCTTTATAGTGCTCAAGAGGTTGATTATTTTCAATCCGAATCCAGAGCTGTGGGTTTTGTTAATGATGGATTATCCTATTATGATTTAGCTTCGGGTACAACACAGTCTGTAAATTCTAGAGGAAACTCATATTCTTTGGTTTCTCAAATGGGAAGAATTAATTATTCTTATGATAGTCGTTATCTTTTAACATTTACAGCTAGAAGGGATGGCTATTCTGCATTTGGAGCTAATACCGATAAATATGGCGTTTTTCCTTCAGTTGCTTTAGGTTGGAATATTAAAAATGAAAGTTTTTTAGAAAATTCGGATGCTGTTAACGCTTTAAAATTGAGATTTTCCTATGGGAAAACGGGTAATCAGGCAATAGGTGTTAATCAAACGGCAACAATTGCTTCTAGTGTAAGGTTTCCTTTTGACGGGACTGCACTTACAGGTGTAAGGTACAACTCAATAGGAAATGCTAATTTAAATTGGGAATCAACAACATCTTCAAACATAGGGGTCGACTTTGGATTCCTTAACAATAGGATTTCTGGAACAGTTGAAGTATATAAATCTAAAACAGAAGATATTTTATTGAGAAGAAATATCCCTAATATTACTGGGTATGCAAATATTTGGAGTAACCTAGGTAGCATGCAAAATGAAGGTTTGGAGGTTACTTTAAATACAACAAATATTGAAACAAAGGATTTTTCATGGAAATCAACAATTAACTTTTCAACCTTTAGAAATGAAATTTTGGAATTATATGGTGATGGCCAGGATGATATAGGTAATAGATGGTTTATAGGGGAACCTTTAGGGGTGTTTTTTGATTATGAAAAGGAAGGTATCTGGCAAGAAGGAGAGGATATAGCTTCAGTAGATCCTATTGCTCAACCAGGAGATATTAAATTTAAGGATCAAAATGGAGATGGAAAAATTGATTCAGATGATAAAATTATTTTGGGAAGAACAACTCCAGAATGGACAGGAGGATTTACAAATACGTTTAGATACAAAAACATTAATTTAAGTATTTTTATTCAAACGTCACAAGGAGGGCTGAGAAGTAATAGAGATCTAACCTATGCTGATGAGGCTGGAAGAAGGAATCTGCCTGCTGATTTTAGATATTGGACCCCAGAAAATAAAGATAATTACTGGCCGTCGTTATCTGCTTATAAAAATTATAAAGGTT includes the following:
- a CDS encoding SusC/RagA family TonB-linked outer membrane protein, whose translation is MKEMIRNRRLCFYGFKCNLSILLVCSFIFQTQALETSETNLLYEVKQDQQNQLKGTIFDSNGQPLPGANIIEKGTVNGTQSDFDGNFQLEISDLNSTLIVSYVGFKTQEVQLNGQSTINISLVEDASALDEVVVVGYGTQKRSDITGSVVSVPKERLSNLPVSNVLQAIQGTTAGLNITQNSSVPGSSASVQVRGVNSINAGNSPLIILDGIPFFGVSNDINPNDIESIEVLKDASAVAIYGTRGSNGVILITTKRGRKSDGKPTVKYSGYVGVEEIANPLTPMGPDAYVQKYADFLSANGLSQTAVLPNSSEVENYDAGITTNWLDEATQSGLIQEHNISLSSGNEKSQYYFSASHLDQKGVVKGYNFKKNTFRFNADSEIVDWLKIGTSAFFSENNYSGGRANFLEATAMSPYSVPKDDNGDYIIYPMSPELLFRNPLIGLTTDRKDITRNLTGTGFLEINPIEGLKYRLNASYTFNWGNYKSYSGRAADDNSGTGYVSNAETGNWVIENILTYSKDFDKHHFDLTALYSAQEVDYFQSESRAVGFVNDGLSYYDLASGTTQSVNSRGNSYSLVSQMGRINYSYDSRYLLTFTARRDGYSAFGANTDKYGVFPSVALGWNIKNESFLENSDAVNALKLRFSYGKTGNQAIGVNQTATIASSVRFPFDGTALTGVRYNSIGNANLNWESTTSSNIGVDFGFLNNRISGTVEVYKSKTEDILLRRNIPNITGYANIWSNLGSMQNEGLEVTLNTTNIETKDFSWKSTINFSTFRNEILELYGDGQDDIGNRWFIGEPLGVFFDYEKEGIWQEGEDIASVDPIAQPGDIKFKDQNGDGKIDSDDKIILGRTTPEWTGGFTNTFRYKNINLSIFIQTSQGGLRSNRDLTYADEAGRRNLPADFRYWTPENKDNYWPSLSAYKNYKGYGFPEDFSYVRIKDVRLSYVFPSEILDKIGVNSLTVYAAGRNLHTFTKWYGWDPEISYDSRGAGNWTNNYPQVRTISFGLNVSL
- a CDS encoding glycoside hydrolase family 88 protein, whose translation is MRKSTPFYLVLLFVIYSCGKSNVSIDTKIYETLELSSKQYKFMSQNLPKGRYPKTFENNALETSGSGWWCSGFYPGILLYLDEINENKTFQSEIERVLNDLKVEQYNTSTHDLGFMMFCSFGNAQRLNPNPKYEQILMNSAKSLITRYDKNVKCIRSWDSAPWNKADENDLVVIIDNMMNLELLFWATKHSGDSLYYDIAVEHANKTMKNHFRDDFSSYHEVIYDESTGEVKEQITNQGAADNSSWARGQSWGLYGFTVMYRETKNPKYLKQAEQIANYILNHPNLPLDMVPYWDFNAPNIPNELRDSSAASINASALFELSTFFTGEKQKQFYKAATKILNSLLTPQYLVQDESQGGFLLKHGLGNMPNKTEIDVPLTYGDYYFIEAMVRYKKLKNI